A stretch of the Gossypium hirsutum isolate 1008001.06 chromosome D07, Gossypium_hirsutum_v2.1, whole genome shotgun sequence genome encodes the following:
- the LOC107953448 gene encoding transportin MOS14 isoform X1, protein MQSTELQNTVKEALNALYHYPDDAVRMQADRWLQDFQRTIDAWQVADNLLHDATSNPETLIFCSQTLRSKVQRDFEELPSEAFRQLRDSLNNLLKKFHKGPAIVRTQISIAVAALAVHVPAEDWGDGGIVNWLRDGMNAHPEYIPGFLELLTVLPEEAFNYKIAARPERRRQFEKELTSQMEIALNILTACLSISELKEEVLEAFASWLRLKHGIPGSVLATHPLVLTALSSLNCDILSEASVNVVSELIHYTASGSSGGVSVQMPLIQVIVPQVMSLQAQLRDSSKDDEDVKAIARLFADMGDSYVELIATGSNEAMMIVNALLEVASLPEFDIASMTFNFWHNLQVILTKRNFDISFGDEASIEAERNRRLQVFRQSYESLVSLVSSRVQYPDDYQNLSYEDLKEFKQTRYAVADVLTDAASVLGGDTTLQILYMKLVEAVSSCRNEQSEWRPAEAALFCIRAISNYVSVVEANVMPQVMDLLSKLPHQPQLLQTVCLIVGAYSKWLDAAPSGFSKLPLVIDILMSGMRTSEDSAAAAALAFRHICDDCRKKLCAYCKQLFHIYYTAVNGEGSFKGSAEDSLHLVEALSMVITELPPEPAKDALEELCSSVVTPLQEVINQGPEVLEKKHARELTVYIDRFAYVFRYVNHPGAVADAVHRLWPIFKAIFDLRAWDMRTMESLCRACKYAVRTSGRFMGITIGAMLEEIQGLYQQHHQPCFLYLSSEVIKIFGSDPSCASYLKNMIEALFKHTTCLLTSIKEFTRRPDIGDDCFLLASRCIRYCPQLFIPSSIFPALVDCAMIGITVQHREASNSILTFLSDIFDLAKSSKGEQFLSIRDSVIIPRGATITRILVAALTGALPSSRLETVAYALLALTRAYGMQALEWAKESVSLIPLAAVKEVERIRFLQALSDAATGADVNVLMIPVEELSDVCRRNRTVQEIVQGALKPLELNLVPVP, encoded by the exons gTTGCTGATAATTTGCTTCATGATGCCACTAGCAATCCAGAGACTTTAATATTTTGTTCGCAGACACTTAGAAGCAAG GTACAACGTGATTTTGAAGAATTACCATCTGAAGCTTTTCGCCAATTAAGGGATTCCTTAAAT AACTTGTTGAAAAAGTTCCATAAAGGGCCTGCTATTGTCCGGACTCAG ATTAGCATTGCAGTTGCTGCTTTGGCTGTACATGTTCCTGCAGAAGACTGGGGAGATGGTGGCATTGTCAATTGGCTTCGAGATGGGATGAACGCTCATCCAGAGTATATTCCAGGTTTTTTGGAGCTACTTACTGTCTTACCTGAG GAAGCTTTCAACTACAAGATAGCTGCTCGTCCTGAACGACGCCGTCAATTTGAGAAAGAGCTAACTTCTCAAATGGAAATTGCTCTTAACATACTGACAGCTTGTTTAAGTATAAGTGAATTGAAAGAGGAG GTTCTTGAGGCATTTGCTTCTTGGCTTCGGCTAAAGCATGG GATCCCTGGTTCTGTACTTGCAACTCACCCATTGGTCCTAACGGCTCTTTCAAGTTTGAATTGTGATATACTTTCTGAGGCATCTGTGAATG TTGTTTCTGAATTGATACACTACACAGCATCAGGAAGCTCTGGTGGTGTTTCTGTACAAATGCCATTAATTCAAGTAATTGTCCCTCAAGTTATGAGTCTACAAGCACAACTTAGAGATTCTTCAAAG GATGACGAAGATGTGAAAGCCATTGCTCGGTTATTTGCAGATATGGGTGATTCATATGTCGAACTGATTGCAACTG GTTCAAATGAAGCCATGATGATAGTGAATGCTTTGCTAGAAGTTGCTTCACTTCCCGAATTTGATATTGCTTCAATGACGTTTAACTTTTGGCACAATCTTCAGGTTATCTTGACAAAAAG GAATTTCGATATTTCATTTGGTGATGAAGCATCCATTGAAGCTGAGAGAAACCGGAGGCTTCAAGTTTTTCGTCAATCGTATGAGTCTCTTGTATCCTTG GTGAGCTCCCGAGTTCAATATCCCGATGACTATCAAAATCTTTCATATGAGGATCTCAAGGAGTTCAAACAGACTAGATATG CTGTTGCGGATGTGTTAACTGATGCAGCATCAGTTTTAGGCGGTGACACAACATTACAAATTCTGTACATGAAGCTTGTAGag GCTGTATCTAGCTGTAGAAATGAACAGAGTGAATGGCGTCCAGCTGAGGCTGCTTTATTTTGCATTCGAGCTATATCAAATTATGTTTCAGTTGTTGAAGCAAATGTAATGCCTCAG GTTATGGATCTGCTTTCAAAACTGCCTCATCAGCCCCAGCTTCTTCAGACGG TGTGCTTAATCGTTGGAGCATACTCTAAGTGGCTTGACGCTGCACCAAGTGGTTTCTCTAAGTTGCCTTTGGTGATTGATATTCTCATGAGCGGCATGCGTACCTCTGAAGATTCTGCAGCAGCTGCTGCTTTGGCATTTAGGCACATTTGTGATG ATTGCCGGAAAAAGCTTTGTGCTTACTGTAAACAGCTTTTCCATATATACTATACAGCAGTTAATGGGGAAGGTAGTTTTAAGGGCTCTGCTGAGGACTCATTGCACTTGGTAGAAGCTTTGAG CATGGTTATTACCGAACTTCCACCGGAGCCTGCTAAGGATGCCTTGGAGGAACTGTGCTCATCAGTTGTTACTCCTTTACAG GAAGTTATCAACCAAGGACCAGAAGTTTTAGAGAAGAAACATGCTCGAGAATTAACAGTTTACATAGATCGATTTGCATATGTCTTTCG GTATGTGAATCATCCTGGAGCAGTTGCAGATGCAGTTCACAGGCTTTGGCCAATATTCAAAGCCATATTTGATCT TCGTGCTTGGGACATGCGGACCATGGAGTCTCTTTGCCGTGCCTGCAAATATGCT gtGAGAACTTCTGGAAGATTTATGGGAATCACAATTGGAGCAATGCTTGAAGAAATTCAGGGCCTGTATCAACAACACCACCAGCCTTGCTTCCTTTATCTCTCTAGTGAAGTTATAAAG ATATTTGGCTCTGATCCTTCTTGTGCAAGCTACCTCAAAAATATGATCGAGGCGCTTTTCAAGCACACAACATGTCTTCTCACAAGTATTAAG GAGTTCACCAGAAGACCAGACATTGGAGATGATTGTTTTCTGTTGGCATCAAGGTGCATTCGTTATTGTCCTCAATTATTCATTCCTTCTTCCATATTTCCAGCTTTAGTAGATTGCGCGATGATTGGGATCACAGTGCAGCACAG AGAGGCCTCCAATTCCATCTTGACCTTCTTGTCTGATATCTTTGATCTTGCAAAGTCTAGCAAGGGAGAACAATTTTTATCCATAAGGGATAGTGTCATTATTCCGCGAGGAGCTACCATTACTAGAATCCTGGTGGCGGCCCTAACTGGAGCACTCCCAAGTTCTCGATTAGAGACG GTAGCATATGCACTTCTAGCACTAACTCGAGCATATGGGATGCAAGCTCTGGAGTGGGCTAAGGAAAGTGTTTCATTGATTCCATTGGCTGCTGTCAAGGAAGTAGAACGCATAAGATTTTTGCAAGCTTTGTCAGATGCTGCCACCGGAGCTGATGTCAATGTCCTGATGATCCCTGTTGAAGAGTTATCTGATGTTTGTCGTCGTAACCGAACAGTTCAAGAGATTGTGCAAGGAGCGCTAAAGCCACTTGAGTTGAATCTGGTACCTGTACCATAG
- the LOC107953448 gene encoding transportin MOS14 isoform X2 produces the protein MYTCIQNSHVADNLLHDATSNPETLIFCSQTLRSKVQRDFEELPSEAFRQLRDSLNNLLKKFHKGPAIVRTQISIAVAALAVHVPAEDWGDGGIVNWLRDGMNAHPEYIPGFLELLTVLPEEAFNYKIAARPERRRQFEKELTSQMEIALNILTACLSISELKEEVLEAFASWLRLKHGIPGSVLATHPLVLTALSSLNCDILSEASVNVVSELIHYTASGSSGGVSVQMPLIQVIVPQVMSLQAQLRDSSKDDEDVKAIARLFADMGDSYVELIATGSNEAMMIVNALLEVASLPEFDIASMTFNFWHNLQVILTKRNFDISFGDEASIEAERNRRLQVFRQSYESLVSLVSSRVQYPDDYQNLSYEDLKEFKQTRYAVADVLTDAASVLGGDTTLQILYMKLVEAVSSCRNEQSEWRPAEAALFCIRAISNYVSVVEANVMPQVMDLLSKLPHQPQLLQTVCLIVGAYSKWLDAAPSGFSKLPLVIDILMSGMRTSEDSAAAAALAFRHICDDCRKKLCAYCKQLFHIYYTAVNGEGSFKGSAEDSLHLVEALSMVITELPPEPAKDALEELCSSVVTPLQEVINQGPEVLEKKHARELTVYIDRFAYVFRYVNHPGAVADAVHRLWPIFKAIFDLRAWDMRTMESLCRACKYAVRTSGRFMGITIGAMLEEIQGLYQQHHQPCFLYLSSEVIKIFGSDPSCASYLKNMIEALFKHTTCLLTSIKEFTRRPDIGDDCFLLASRCIRYCPQLFIPSSIFPALVDCAMIGITVQHREASNSILTFLSDIFDLAKSSKGEQFLSIRDSVIIPRGATITRILVAALTGALPSSRLETVAYALLALTRAYGMQALEWAKESVSLIPLAAVKEVERIRFLQALSDAATGADVNVLMIPVEELSDVCRRNRTVQEIVQGALKPLELNLVPVP, from the exons gTTGCTGATAATTTGCTTCATGATGCCACTAGCAATCCAGAGACTTTAATATTTTGTTCGCAGACACTTAGAAGCAAG GTACAACGTGATTTTGAAGAATTACCATCTGAAGCTTTTCGCCAATTAAGGGATTCCTTAAAT AACTTGTTGAAAAAGTTCCATAAAGGGCCTGCTATTGTCCGGACTCAG ATTAGCATTGCAGTTGCTGCTTTGGCTGTACATGTTCCTGCAGAAGACTGGGGAGATGGTGGCATTGTCAATTGGCTTCGAGATGGGATGAACGCTCATCCAGAGTATATTCCAGGTTTTTTGGAGCTACTTACTGTCTTACCTGAG GAAGCTTTCAACTACAAGATAGCTGCTCGTCCTGAACGACGCCGTCAATTTGAGAAAGAGCTAACTTCTCAAATGGAAATTGCTCTTAACATACTGACAGCTTGTTTAAGTATAAGTGAATTGAAAGAGGAG GTTCTTGAGGCATTTGCTTCTTGGCTTCGGCTAAAGCATGG GATCCCTGGTTCTGTACTTGCAACTCACCCATTGGTCCTAACGGCTCTTTCAAGTTTGAATTGTGATATACTTTCTGAGGCATCTGTGAATG TTGTTTCTGAATTGATACACTACACAGCATCAGGAAGCTCTGGTGGTGTTTCTGTACAAATGCCATTAATTCAAGTAATTGTCCCTCAAGTTATGAGTCTACAAGCACAACTTAGAGATTCTTCAAAG GATGACGAAGATGTGAAAGCCATTGCTCGGTTATTTGCAGATATGGGTGATTCATATGTCGAACTGATTGCAACTG GTTCAAATGAAGCCATGATGATAGTGAATGCTTTGCTAGAAGTTGCTTCACTTCCCGAATTTGATATTGCTTCAATGACGTTTAACTTTTGGCACAATCTTCAGGTTATCTTGACAAAAAG GAATTTCGATATTTCATTTGGTGATGAAGCATCCATTGAAGCTGAGAGAAACCGGAGGCTTCAAGTTTTTCGTCAATCGTATGAGTCTCTTGTATCCTTG GTGAGCTCCCGAGTTCAATATCCCGATGACTATCAAAATCTTTCATATGAGGATCTCAAGGAGTTCAAACAGACTAGATATG CTGTTGCGGATGTGTTAACTGATGCAGCATCAGTTTTAGGCGGTGACACAACATTACAAATTCTGTACATGAAGCTTGTAGag GCTGTATCTAGCTGTAGAAATGAACAGAGTGAATGGCGTCCAGCTGAGGCTGCTTTATTTTGCATTCGAGCTATATCAAATTATGTTTCAGTTGTTGAAGCAAATGTAATGCCTCAG GTTATGGATCTGCTTTCAAAACTGCCTCATCAGCCCCAGCTTCTTCAGACGG TGTGCTTAATCGTTGGAGCATACTCTAAGTGGCTTGACGCTGCACCAAGTGGTTTCTCTAAGTTGCCTTTGGTGATTGATATTCTCATGAGCGGCATGCGTACCTCTGAAGATTCTGCAGCAGCTGCTGCTTTGGCATTTAGGCACATTTGTGATG ATTGCCGGAAAAAGCTTTGTGCTTACTGTAAACAGCTTTTCCATATATACTATACAGCAGTTAATGGGGAAGGTAGTTTTAAGGGCTCTGCTGAGGACTCATTGCACTTGGTAGAAGCTTTGAG CATGGTTATTACCGAACTTCCACCGGAGCCTGCTAAGGATGCCTTGGAGGAACTGTGCTCATCAGTTGTTACTCCTTTACAG GAAGTTATCAACCAAGGACCAGAAGTTTTAGAGAAGAAACATGCTCGAGAATTAACAGTTTACATAGATCGATTTGCATATGTCTTTCG GTATGTGAATCATCCTGGAGCAGTTGCAGATGCAGTTCACAGGCTTTGGCCAATATTCAAAGCCATATTTGATCT TCGTGCTTGGGACATGCGGACCATGGAGTCTCTTTGCCGTGCCTGCAAATATGCT gtGAGAACTTCTGGAAGATTTATGGGAATCACAATTGGAGCAATGCTTGAAGAAATTCAGGGCCTGTATCAACAACACCACCAGCCTTGCTTCCTTTATCTCTCTAGTGAAGTTATAAAG ATATTTGGCTCTGATCCTTCTTGTGCAAGCTACCTCAAAAATATGATCGAGGCGCTTTTCAAGCACACAACATGTCTTCTCACAAGTATTAAG GAGTTCACCAGAAGACCAGACATTGGAGATGATTGTTTTCTGTTGGCATCAAGGTGCATTCGTTATTGTCCTCAATTATTCATTCCTTCTTCCATATTTCCAGCTTTAGTAGATTGCGCGATGATTGGGATCACAGTGCAGCACAG AGAGGCCTCCAATTCCATCTTGACCTTCTTGTCTGATATCTTTGATCTTGCAAAGTCTAGCAAGGGAGAACAATTTTTATCCATAAGGGATAGTGTCATTATTCCGCGAGGAGCTACCATTACTAGAATCCTGGTGGCGGCCCTAACTGGAGCACTCCCAAGTTCTCGATTAGAGACG GTAGCATATGCACTTCTAGCACTAACTCGAGCATATGGGATGCAAGCTCTGGAGTGGGCTAAGGAAAGTGTTTCATTGATTCCATTGGCTGCTGTCAAGGAAGTAGAACGCATAAGATTTTTGCAAGCTTTGTCAGATGCTGCCACCGGAGCTGATGTCAATGTCCTGATGATCCCTGTTGAAGAGTTATCTGATGTTTGTCGTCGTAACCGAACAGTTCAAGAGATTGTGCAAGGAGCGCTAAAGCCACTTGAGTTGAATCTGGTACCTGTACCATAG
- the LOC107953448 gene encoding transportin MOS14 isoform X3, which translates to MNAHPEYIPGFLELLTVLPEEAFNYKIAARPERRRQFEKELTSQMEIALNILTACLSISELKEEVLEAFASWLRLKHGIPGSVLATHPLVLTALSSLNCDILSEASVNVVSELIHYTASGSSGGVSVQMPLIQVIVPQVMSLQAQLRDSSKDDEDVKAIARLFADMGDSYVELIATGSNEAMMIVNALLEVASLPEFDIASMTFNFWHNLQVILTKRNFDISFGDEASIEAERNRRLQVFRQSYESLVSLVSSRVQYPDDYQNLSYEDLKEFKQTRYAVADVLTDAASVLGGDTTLQILYMKLVEAVSSCRNEQSEWRPAEAALFCIRAISNYVSVVEANVMPQVMDLLSKLPHQPQLLQTVCLIVGAYSKWLDAAPSGFSKLPLVIDILMSGMRTSEDSAAAAALAFRHICDDCRKKLCAYCKQLFHIYYTAVNGEGSFKGSAEDSLHLVEALSMVITELPPEPAKDALEELCSSVVTPLQEVINQGPEVLEKKHARELTVYIDRFAYVFRYVNHPGAVADAVHRLWPIFKAIFDLRAWDMRTMESLCRACKYAVRTSGRFMGITIGAMLEEIQGLYQQHHQPCFLYLSSEVIKIFGSDPSCASYLKNMIEALFKHTTCLLTSIKEFTRRPDIGDDCFLLASRCIRYCPQLFIPSSIFPALVDCAMIGITVQHREASNSILTFLSDIFDLAKSSKGEQFLSIRDSVIIPRGATITRILVAALTGALPSSRLETVAYALLALTRAYGMQALEWAKESVSLIPLAAVKEVERIRFLQALSDAATGADVNVLMIPVEELSDVCRRNRTVQEIVQGALKPLELNLVPVP; encoded by the exons ATGAACGCTCATCCAGAGTATATTCCAGGTTTTTTGGAGCTACTTACTGTCTTACCTGAG GAAGCTTTCAACTACAAGATAGCTGCTCGTCCTGAACGACGCCGTCAATTTGAGAAAGAGCTAACTTCTCAAATGGAAATTGCTCTTAACATACTGACAGCTTGTTTAAGTATAAGTGAATTGAAAGAGGAG GTTCTTGAGGCATTTGCTTCTTGGCTTCGGCTAAAGCATGG GATCCCTGGTTCTGTACTTGCAACTCACCCATTGGTCCTAACGGCTCTTTCAAGTTTGAATTGTGATATACTTTCTGAGGCATCTGTGAATG TTGTTTCTGAATTGATACACTACACAGCATCAGGAAGCTCTGGTGGTGTTTCTGTACAAATGCCATTAATTCAAGTAATTGTCCCTCAAGTTATGAGTCTACAAGCACAACTTAGAGATTCTTCAAAG GATGACGAAGATGTGAAAGCCATTGCTCGGTTATTTGCAGATATGGGTGATTCATATGTCGAACTGATTGCAACTG GTTCAAATGAAGCCATGATGATAGTGAATGCTTTGCTAGAAGTTGCTTCACTTCCCGAATTTGATATTGCTTCAATGACGTTTAACTTTTGGCACAATCTTCAGGTTATCTTGACAAAAAG GAATTTCGATATTTCATTTGGTGATGAAGCATCCATTGAAGCTGAGAGAAACCGGAGGCTTCAAGTTTTTCGTCAATCGTATGAGTCTCTTGTATCCTTG GTGAGCTCCCGAGTTCAATATCCCGATGACTATCAAAATCTTTCATATGAGGATCTCAAGGAGTTCAAACAGACTAGATATG CTGTTGCGGATGTGTTAACTGATGCAGCATCAGTTTTAGGCGGTGACACAACATTACAAATTCTGTACATGAAGCTTGTAGag GCTGTATCTAGCTGTAGAAATGAACAGAGTGAATGGCGTCCAGCTGAGGCTGCTTTATTTTGCATTCGAGCTATATCAAATTATGTTTCAGTTGTTGAAGCAAATGTAATGCCTCAG GTTATGGATCTGCTTTCAAAACTGCCTCATCAGCCCCAGCTTCTTCAGACGG TGTGCTTAATCGTTGGAGCATACTCTAAGTGGCTTGACGCTGCACCAAGTGGTTTCTCTAAGTTGCCTTTGGTGATTGATATTCTCATGAGCGGCATGCGTACCTCTGAAGATTCTGCAGCAGCTGCTGCTTTGGCATTTAGGCACATTTGTGATG ATTGCCGGAAAAAGCTTTGTGCTTACTGTAAACAGCTTTTCCATATATACTATACAGCAGTTAATGGGGAAGGTAGTTTTAAGGGCTCTGCTGAGGACTCATTGCACTTGGTAGAAGCTTTGAG CATGGTTATTACCGAACTTCCACCGGAGCCTGCTAAGGATGCCTTGGAGGAACTGTGCTCATCAGTTGTTACTCCTTTACAG GAAGTTATCAACCAAGGACCAGAAGTTTTAGAGAAGAAACATGCTCGAGAATTAACAGTTTACATAGATCGATTTGCATATGTCTTTCG GTATGTGAATCATCCTGGAGCAGTTGCAGATGCAGTTCACAGGCTTTGGCCAATATTCAAAGCCATATTTGATCT TCGTGCTTGGGACATGCGGACCATGGAGTCTCTTTGCCGTGCCTGCAAATATGCT gtGAGAACTTCTGGAAGATTTATGGGAATCACAATTGGAGCAATGCTTGAAGAAATTCAGGGCCTGTATCAACAACACCACCAGCCTTGCTTCCTTTATCTCTCTAGTGAAGTTATAAAG ATATTTGGCTCTGATCCTTCTTGTGCAAGCTACCTCAAAAATATGATCGAGGCGCTTTTCAAGCACACAACATGTCTTCTCACAAGTATTAAG GAGTTCACCAGAAGACCAGACATTGGAGATGATTGTTTTCTGTTGGCATCAAGGTGCATTCGTTATTGTCCTCAATTATTCATTCCTTCTTCCATATTTCCAGCTTTAGTAGATTGCGCGATGATTGGGATCACAGTGCAGCACAG AGAGGCCTCCAATTCCATCTTGACCTTCTTGTCTGATATCTTTGATCTTGCAAAGTCTAGCAAGGGAGAACAATTTTTATCCATAAGGGATAGTGTCATTATTCCGCGAGGAGCTACCATTACTAGAATCCTGGTGGCGGCCCTAACTGGAGCACTCCCAAGTTCTCGATTAGAGACG GTAGCATATGCACTTCTAGCACTAACTCGAGCATATGGGATGCAAGCTCTGGAGTGGGCTAAGGAAAGTGTTTCATTGATTCCATTGGCTGCTGTCAAGGAAGTAGAACGCATAAGATTTTTGCAAGCTTTGTCAGATGCTGCCACCGGAGCTGATGTCAATGTCCTGATGATCCCTGTTGAAGAGTTATCTGATGTTTGTCGTCGTAACCGAACAGTTCAAGAGATTGTGCAAGGAGCGCTAAAGCCACTTGAGTTGAATCTGGTACCTGTACCATAG